TCGCGGCGGCGCGCAGCTTCACGATGCGCGTCGACGCGGCGGCGGTCATGGTGAACGCGTCCACCGCATTCACCGACGGGGGCGAGTTCGGCTTCGGGGCCGAGATCGGGATCAGCACCCAGAAGCTGCACGCCCGTGGCCCGATGGCGCTGCCGGAGCTCACGACCACGACGTACCTCGTGCAGGGGGAGGGGCAGACCCGCCCGGCCTCCTGAGGTTAGTGACATGGCGCACGCCGGCCACCGAATCTGATTCGGTAAGGTGATAGGTACGTCAAGTCTCCCGAAGGTGGTCCGCGTTGAGCGCTGAACAGTCCGCAAGTGCCCCGATCGGTGTCCAGCACCGCCCGCAGTTCGGTGGGGTCGACGATGTCCTGATCCGGCTCGGGCAGGCCGGCTATCTGGCCGACCGGGCCACCGCCACCACCGTGTACCTCGCCGACCGGCTCGGCAAGCCGCTGCTGGTCGAGGGCCCCGCCGGTGTCGGCAAGACCGAGTTGGCGAAGGCAGTGGCCGCCGCCACCGGCTCGGAGATCGTCCGGCTGCAGTGCTACGAGGGCCTGGACGAGGCCCGCGCGCTGTACGAATGGAACTACAAGAAGCAGCTGCTGCGCATCCAGCAGGGCAGCGCCGCGGCGACCGCCTCCGGCGAGACCTGGGACGACGCCAGCGACGACATCTTCAGCGAGGAGTTCCTGCTCGAGCGGCCGCTGCTGACCGCGATCCGTCGCCATGACCCGACCGTCCTGCTGATCGACGAGATCGACAAGTCGGACGTCGAGGTCGAGGGCCTGCTGCTGGAGATCCTCTCCGACTACCAGGTGACCATCCCCGAGATGGGCACCATCCACGCCGCCCGCCGGCCGTTCGTCCTGCTGACCTCCAACGCCACCCGCGAGCTGTCGGAGGCGCTCAAGCGCCGCGCGCTCTACCTGCACCTGGACTACCCGGGCCCCGAGCGCGAGCGCGACATCATCGTCTCGCGAGTCCCCGACATCGCGCCCGCCCTCGCCGACCAGATCGTGCGCACCGCCCGCGCGCTGCGCGCGATGGAGCTGAAGAAGTCGCCGTCCATCGCCGAGACGATCGACTGGGCGCAGACGCTGCTGGCGCTGGGCATCAACACCCTCGACGAGGCTGCCGTGAAGGAGACCCTGGGCGTGGTCCTCAAGCACGCGAGCGACGCGGCCAAGGCCTCCGGCGAGCTCAGGCTGAACTGACATGAGCGCGCAGACGGTCGAGACCAAGGGCCTGCTGGCCCACCTGACGGGCTTCGTGAACGCGCTTCGCGAGGCCGGCATCCCGGTCGGGGTCGGCGAGTGCGTCGACACCGCGGCCGTCCTGGCGTCGGTCGACGTCCTCAACCGTGAGGACCTGCGCGAGGGTCTCGCCGCGGTCTGCGTCAAGCGCCCGGCGTACCGGCTCACCTTCGACACGATGTTCGACCTGTGGTGGCCGCTGGCCACCGGTGACGGCGTGGCGCTCGGCAAGGGTGGCGCGGACGGCGAGGGCGACCCCGACGCCGACGGCGACCCGACCGAGGCCGGCGACGGCCAGCCCGACATCGACGCCTGGCGCGACGCGCTGGCCAAGGCCCTGATGGACGGCGACTCCGAGATGCTCAAGCGGCTGGCGCGCAACGCCGTCAGCCAGCTCGGCAAGGGTGCCGCCGGCGGCGGCCGCGAGTCGTACTACTCCTACCGCGTCATGCGGGCGCTCAGCCCCGACACGCTCGTCGCGCAACTGCTGGACGGCCTGCTGAACAAGGCGGAGTCCGAGCGCGGCGGCATGCAGGAGCAGGTCGCGCGGCAGACCATCCGCGACCGCCTCAGCGAGTTCCGGCGGTACGTCGACGCCGAGGTGCGTCGGCGGGTCGCCGAGGACCGGGGCAAGGAGCAGGTGGCCAAGACGACCATCCGGCCGATGGCCGACCAGGTGGACTTCCTCCGCGCGCAGAGCGACGACCTCGCCGAGCTGCGGCGTACCGTGCACCCGCTCGCCCGCCGGCTGGCCAGCCGGCTGTCCGCCCGTCGGCGCCTCGGGCGCAGCGGACGGTTGGACTTCCGCCGCACGGTGCGCGCGTCCCTGGCGACCGGCGGCATCCCGATCAACACCCATCACAAGCCGCGCAAGCAGCACAAGCCCGAGCTCGTCGTGCTGTGCGACGTGTCCGGATCGGTGGCGGGGTTCTCGCACTTCACCCTCATGCTCACCGCCGCGCTGCGCGAGCAGTTCTCCAAGGTGCGGGCGTTCGCGTTCGTCGACACCACCGACGAGGTCACCTCGTTCTTCACCCCGGGCGAGGACCTGCCCACGGCGGTGCAGCGGATCGGCTCGGAGGCCAACCTCGTGTGGTTCGACGGGCACTCCGACTACGGCCACGCGTTCGACGTGTTCGAGGAGAAGTGGCCCGAGGCGATCGGTCCCAAGACCAGCCTGCTGATCCTCGGCGATGCGCGCAGCAACTATCGCGACCCGTCGCTGCAGTCGCTCAAGCAGATGGTCGGGCGCGCCCGGCACGCCTACTGGCTCAACCCCGAGGCGCAGCGCATGTGGGGCAGCGGTGACTCGGTCGCCACCCGGTACGCCGAGGTCATCGACATGAAGGAGTGCCGCACAGCCGCGCAGCTGGCCGATTTCGTGCACGACATGCTGCCCGGCGCCTGATCACGATCAAGATCACACGGCGGCAATTGCGCCGTGTCCGCACCCGTTTCGTGCAACGATCATCCCGCTGGCGATCAACCAGAGATCGTCGGCGTCGTGGGCGCCGACGCGCCCGTCTGATTGGAGCAGCTACACATGATCATCCTCGGAATCATCCTCCTCGTGATCGGCCTGCTGGTGCCGTCGCTGGCCGTGCTGAAGATCATCGGCGGCATCCTGATCGCCATCGGCCTGATCCTGGCCATCCTCGGCGCAGCAGGCCGCGAGATCGGCGGCCGCAAGTACTGGTACTAGCGCGTACCGAGTGGCTCCCGGGCACACCGCCCGGGAGCCGCAGTCCTTCGCGTCCCGTTAGGTAAGGTCGGTGGTTGATGAGTCCTACAACCCTGATCGCCGCATGAGCCGCATCGGCATCATGGGCGGCACCTTCGACCCGGTCCACAACGGACACCTCTCGGCCGCCTCCGAGGTCGCCTCGCTGTTCGGGCTCGACGAGGTCGTCTTCGTGCCCACCGGCCAGCCGTGGCAGAAGGTCGACAAGAAGGTCTCGCCGGCCGAGGACCGCTACCTGATGACGGTCATCGCCACCGCGTCCAACCCGCGCTTCTCGACGAGCCGCGTGGACATCGACCGCCCCGGCCCGACGTACACGATCGACACGCTGCACGACCTGCACCGCCTCTACCCGGACGCGGAGCTGTTCTTCATCACCGGCGCCGACGCCCTCCAGCAGATCCTCGACTGGAAGGACCACGCGGACATGTTCCAGCTCGCGCACTTCATCGGGGTGACCCGTCCCGGCTACCACCTCGACGACGAGGGCCTTCCCGAGGGCGCCGTGTCGCTGGTCGAGGTCCCCGCGCTGGCCATCTCCTCGACCGACTGCCGCTCGCGGCGCTCCCGAGGGATGCCCGTGTGGTACCTCGTCCCGGACGGCGTCGTCCAGTACATCGACAAACGTCATCTCTACCGCGAGCAGTAGCCCGCAGAAGGAGCCCCGGCTTTTCATGAGTGCCACCGAGCGGTCCGTCGAGATCGCCACCATCGCGGCGCAGGCCGCCGCCGACAAGCTCGGCGAGGACATCGTCATCATCGACGTGAGCGACCAGCTCGTCATCACCGACTGCTTCGTCGTGGTCTCGGCGAGCAACGAGCGACAGGTCGGCGCGATCGTGGACGCCGTCGAGGAGGCCCTGCTGAAGCAGAAGGTCAAGCCGGTCCGCCGGGAAGGAGCCCGGGAGGGCCGCTGGGTGCTGCTGGACTTCGTGGACGTCGTGGTGCACGTGCAGCACTCGGACGAGCGCTCCTTCTACGACCTGCCGCGGCTGTGGCGCGACTGCCCGCACATCCCGTTCACCGACGCGTCGGCGCCGAAGCAAGGTGAGGACGCCGGCGCGTGACCGTCGAACGGCTGCTGCTGTGGCGGCACGGCCGGACCGAGTGGAACGCCTCGGGCCGGTTCCAGGGCCAGTACGACACGATGCTCGACGCGACCGGTATCGCCCAGGCCCGCGAGGCGGCTCCCTACCTCGCCGCCGAGGCGCCGACCGCGATCTACGCCAGCGACCTCTCGCGGGCGCTGACCACCGCGCAGGCGCTCGCCGACCTCGTCGGGCTGCCCGTCCACGCCGACCCGCGCCTGCGGGAGACCAGCCTCGGCGACTGGGAGGGCCTGGACCGTGCGGGCGTCCAGCAGCGCTTCCCGACCCAGTTCGCCGACTGGACCAGCGGTCGCCGCGCCAACCCGGGCAACGGCGAGACCGCGCTCGACGTGGCCGCCCGGGCCAACGAGCTGGTCGCCGAGATCGAGCACGCCGGGTCGGGCACCGTGGTCCTCGCCGCGCACGGGGGATCGTTGAAGGCGCTCACCGCGAGCCTGATCGGCATCCCGCCGCAGCTGTGGTCGCTGCTCGCCCCGCTGCGCAACTGCCACTGGAGCGAGCTGCGGCGCACCAGCGGTGGCCAGTGGCGGCTGCACGGGCACAACATCTACCCCCTGAGCGATCCGCGGACGCTCACCCGGGAGGAGCTCAACGTCGACTCCGACGCCGGTGACTCGCAGATCGGCACGCCGAGGCCGTCGGCGACCGACTCGCTGCACTGATCGGCGTCGAGG
This genomic stretch from Cumulibacter manganitolerans harbors:
- the nadD gene encoding nicotinate-nucleotide adenylyltransferase, encoding MSRIGIMGGTFDPVHNGHLSAASEVASLFGLDEVVFVPTGQPWQKVDKKVSPAEDRYLMTVIATASNPRFSTSRVDIDRPGPTYTIDTLHDLHRLYPDAELFFITGADALQQILDWKDHADMFQLAHFIGVTRPGYHLDDEGLPEGAVSLVEVPALAISSTDCRSRRSRGMPVWYLVPDGVVQYIDKRHLYREQ
- a CDS encoding histidine phosphatase family protein, with the protein product MTVERLLLWRHGRTEWNASGRFQGQYDTMLDATGIAQAREAAPYLAAEAPTAIYASDLSRALTTAQALADLVGLPVHADPRLRETSLGDWEGLDRAGVQQRFPTQFADWTSGRRANPGNGETALDVAARANELVAEIEHAGSGTVVLAAHGGSLKALTASLIGIPPQLWSLLAPLRNCHWSELRRTSGGQWRLHGHNIYPLSDPRTLTREELNVDSDAGDSQIGTPRPSATDSLH
- a CDS encoding vWA domain-containing protein; the protein is MSAQTVETKGLLAHLTGFVNALREAGIPVGVGECVDTAAVLASVDVLNREDLREGLAAVCVKRPAYRLTFDTMFDLWWPLATGDGVALGKGGADGEGDPDADGDPTEAGDGQPDIDAWRDALAKALMDGDSEMLKRLARNAVSQLGKGAAGGGRESYYSYRVMRALSPDTLVAQLLDGLLNKAESERGGMQEQVARQTIRDRLSEFRRYVDAEVRRRVAEDRGKEQVAKTTIRPMADQVDFLRAQSDDLAELRRTVHPLARRLASRLSARRRLGRSGRLDFRRTVRASLATGGIPINTHHKPRKQHKPELVVLCDVSGSVAGFSHFTLMLTAALREQFSKVRAFAFVDTTDEVTSFFTPGEDLPTAVQRIGSEANLVWFDGHSDYGHAFDVFEEKWPEAIGPKTSLLILGDARSNYRDPSLQSLKQMVGRARHAYWLNPEAQRMWGSGDSVATRYAEVIDMKECRTAAQLADFVHDMLPGA
- a CDS encoding DUF6131 family protein, whose product is MIILGIILLVIGLLVPSLAVLKIIGGILIAIGLILAILGAAGREIGGRKYWY
- a CDS encoding AAA family ATPase, which translates into the protein MSAEQSASAPIGVQHRPQFGGVDDVLIRLGQAGYLADRATATTVYLADRLGKPLLVEGPAGVGKTELAKAVAAATGSEIVRLQCYEGLDEARALYEWNYKKQLLRIQQGSAAATASGETWDDASDDIFSEEFLLERPLLTAIRRHDPTVLLIDEIDKSDVEVEGLLLEILSDYQVTIPEMGTIHAARRPFVLLTSNATRELSEALKRRALYLHLDYPGPERERDIIVSRVPDIAPALADQIVRTARALRAMELKKSPSIAETIDWAQTLLALGINTLDEAAVKETLGVVLKHASDAAKASGELRLN
- the rsfS gene encoding ribosome silencing factor — encoded protein: MSATERSVEIATIAAQAAADKLGEDIVIIDVSDQLVITDCFVVVSASNERQVGAIVDAVEEALLKQKVKPVRREGAREGRWVLLDFVDVVVHVQHSDERSFYDLPRLWRDCPHIPFTDASAPKQGEDAGA